One part of the Aurantibacillus circumpalustris genome encodes these proteins:
- a CDS encoding T9SS type A sorting domain-containing protein has product MKKNPTNHRSNGRVVAVICFLLSLLITKQSLSQNVVVSGALVGNGSYMDLKSAFVAVNGGAQTSANIVITIIANTTETASAVLNAGSWTSLSISPSGGSFSVSGNIVGPLIDLNGADNVSMNGLNTGGNALTISNTNTGNTTISSIRFIADATNNTITNCTLLGSSTSVALGVITFSTGTSLGNSGNNISNCIIAPAGANSPVNCIYSNGSTGSENSNNTILNCNFFDFYSSTLATSGIFIGANNSSWNITGNKFYQTVLRTYGTANTHRGIQITSGNNYTITTNLIGYSSSSATGTYSMSSTVATRFIAIDLALGTLAASSVQGNTVSAITLTTSSNASTLNGIICGINITAGNVNVGNISGNLIGGTTGIDLLAGRSTAANGLVVGINCSSTGNIVIQNNYFGGMSSSGTTAALSGGVAGIMISGVTTSLLISANTIGNATADNMRGGTNGLTTAACAVSGIYLPTTPSNTIIITGNLIRNLTSFGTGTGYARGIWTAAAQNVASTYSITSNIINNLKSASGLTTISNGQAGVVGINLATGNIDVVSGNTISANSLIGNAAIGCYAAGITLANATSSTVFKNIVYDITNAGTNAVTTAPGVATGILIRSGLNDVTIYNNMISLGNGSSDNTAFVGIMGNLGSSPNPLAQIYYNTINIAGTATSGNHPTFGFMRGDFTATSRTAPIYFRNNLITNSRTGGTGPHCAIGNNYGLTASTQGWSITTSDNNVLNANSTNIGWWTVAKTFSDWKTATGGDVHSLSGIPVTYVNSVSNLHLNFGVTPTQIESGGQIISGLTNDIDGQNRPGPSGSTNGGALAPDIGADEIDAVLLPCSSAPAATITSGSGTACTGQTVAATTSVGNYSLGVTYQWKAGATAGGPYANITGGSGATSPTYTSGVLTSGVYYVILSTICNNTLITASNEVTLTVNTTPSVTASTTTSVICSTQSISLSGAPGTATNFAWNGPNGFSTTTQNTVITNASIDASGNYSFTSIVNGCTSAPAIVSVTVKATPTTLTLTPSSTLICVGGSQSLSVTGGNVPGGSISFTPNTNQNSATTYPAPYSVYWGGQKMQFLILASELSTAGLVAGPLTGIEFPVASLGTNWGLSMFSCENFRLSLGHTSLTSLAATFQTGLTIVSASSNYTPSVGYNIHGFSPTFVWDGVSNVIVETVFSNNITGAQQDAVISYNSPTTFQSTMIYVADGVSFSTIAAATTTNEPSNLVRPDFILRGQMPGTYTWTPSSNLSSASGSTVLASPTANSIYTVKVASGTCSASTSGTLNVIPIPTISIVSTPNAVCAGNSATLTALGGSNYFWSTSAIGSNVVVTPLTNSVYTVFDQTGPCPIVSASVNIVSNPLPTITVIPNTATVCALTAASFTANGADNYSWSSGSSLSTETVHPPSNSVYTITGTNLTGCSSTATLAVTTKSLPIIAASPASESVCATSTVSFAAVGANTYTWSSGDQGSIATVTAIANSVYTVTGSNIQGCFSSQTVSLTVYDLPLITTTPTNPVMCEGEIINFAATGANTYTWKPGNLTTATPSLSPNASTSYTITGKDLNNCINSKTLSVIVNPCASISNNVLLSEMITVFPNPSNGILTTKFDIEGEKEIFILDAQGALFKQITSAASSEIIDISNAAKGIYFVRVSHKNTTANFRVLIQ; this is encoded by the coding sequence ATGAAAAAAAATCCAACTAACCATCGTAGCAATGGAAGAGTAGTGGCCGTTATTTGCTTTTTACTTTCTTTATTGATCACAAAACAAAGTTTGTCCCAAAACGTTGTTGTTTCTGGCGCATTAGTCGGTAATGGTTCATACATGGATCTTAAATCTGCTTTTGTTGCTGTTAATGGCGGGGCACAAACTTCCGCAAATATTGTTATTACTATCATTGCAAATACTACTGAAACTGCATCTGCTGTCTTAAATGCAGGTAGCTGGACGTCGCTATCTATAAGTCCATCTGGTGGTTCCTTTTCTGTAAGTGGTAATATTGTTGGACCGTTGATAGATTTGAATGGTGCAGATAATGTCTCCATGAATGGCTTAAATACAGGAGGAAATGCGCTCACAATTAGTAACACAAATACAGGTAATACTACAATATCGAGTATTCGATTTATTGCAGATGCAACAAATAATACTATTACGAACTGCACTTTGCTTGGTTCTTCCACTTCAGTAGCTCTTGGTGTGATTACCTTTTCTACAGGAACAAGTTTAGGAAATAGTGGAAATAACATTTCAAATTGCATTATTGCTCCTGCAGGCGCTAACTCTCCGGTTAATTGCATTTATTCTAATGGAAGTACAGGAAGTGAGAACAGTAACAACACGATTTTAAATTGTAATTTCTTTGATTTTTATAGTTCAACACTTGCTACGTCTGGAATTTTTATTGGAGCGAATAACTCTAGCTGGAATATTACAGGCAATAAATTTTATCAAACGGTACTAAGAACTTATGGTACTGCAAATACCCACAGAGGAATTCAAATTACTTCAGGGAATAATTATACGATTACCACCAATCTAATAGGATATTCTTCATCTTCTGCAACTGGAACTTATTCTATGTCTTCTACTGTCGCAACCAGGTTTATTGCGATTGATTTAGCTTTGGGAACACTTGCTGCTTCTTCTGTTCAGGGGAATACGGTGTCGGCTATTACCTTAACTACTTCAAGTAACGCAAGTACACTTAATGGAATTATTTGTGGTATCAATATTACAGCTGGTAATGTTAATGTTGGTAATATAAGCGGTAACCTCATTGGTGGAACTACAGGCATTGATTTGTTGGCAGGAAGGTCTACTGCCGCGAACGGCCTTGTTGTTGGTATTAATTGTTCGTCAACAGGAAATATAGTTATTCAAAATAATTATTTTGGAGGAATGTCTTCTTCTGGAACTACCGCAGCGCTTTCTGGTGGCGTTGCAGGAATCATGATTTCGGGAGTTACCACTTCCCTCCTTATCAGTGCAAACACAATTGGAAATGCTACTGCCGATAATATGAGAGGTGGGACTAACGGTTTAACAACTGCCGCATGTGCCGTGTCCGGAATCTACCTTCCAACAACGCCTTCTAATACAATTATTATTACAGGAAATCTTATCCGTAACTTAACTTCATTTGGTACAGGAACCGGATATGCCCGTGGAATATGGACGGCCGCAGCACAGAATGTTGCTTCAACTTATTCCATTACTTCTAACATTATAAATAATCTCAAATCAGCTTCCGGCTTAACAACCATTTCGAATGGTCAGGCAGGAGTAGTTGGAATTAATTTAGCTACTGGTAATATTGATGTTGTTTCCGGGAATACAATTTCAGCCAATAGCCTTATTGGTAATGCTGCCATAGGGTGTTATGCTGCAGGAATTACACTTGCAAATGCAACAAGCAGTACCGTTTTTAAGAACATAGTCTATGATATCACGAACGCTGGAACCAACGCTGTAACAACAGCACCAGGTGTAGCTACCGGTATTCTTATTCGTTCTGGTTTAAATGACGTTACTATTTATAACAACATGATCTCTTTAGGTAACGGATCATCTGATAACACAGCATTTGTAGGTATTATGGGAAATCTCGGTTCTTCACCAAATCCTCTTGCCCAAATCTATTACAACACAATAAATATTGCAGGAACCGCAACAAGCGGTAATCACCCAACGTTTGGATTTATGCGTGGAGATTTTACAGCTACCAGCAGAACAGCACCAATTTATTTTAGAAATAATCTTATTACAAATTCAAGAACAGGGGGAACAGGCCCACATTGTGCCATCGGAAATAATTATGGACTAACGGCGAGCACACAAGGTTGGTCCATCACAACATCAGACAATAATGTTTTAAACGCAAATTCCACAAATATTGGTTGGTGGACAGTTGCAAAAACATTCAGTGATTGGAAAACCGCAACGGGCGGAGATGTCCATAGCCTCTCAGGAATTCCAGTTACCTATGTTAATTCGGTGAGTAATTTACATCTAAATTTTGGAGTAACTCCAACTCAAATTGAATCGGGTGGACAAATTATCAGTGGTTTAACGAATGATATTGATGGGCAAAACAGACCAGGGCCTTCAGGCTCAACAAATGGTGGAGCACTGGCACCAGATATTGGTGCTGATGAAATAGATGCGGTATTACTTCCTTGCAGTTCGGCACCAGCCGCAACAATTACCTCGGGTTCGGGAACTGCATGTACAGGTCAAACGGTTGCTGCAACTACTTCAGTGGGTAATTATAGTCTTGGGGTAACTTATCAATGGAAAGCCGGCGCAACAGCGGGAGGACCTTACGCAAATATTACAGGTGGTTCGGGAGCTACGAGTCCAACTTACACCAGTGGCGTACTTACTTCAGGAGTGTACTATGTTATATTAAGTACAATCTGTAATAACACTTTAATTACAGCTTCGAATGAAGTAACACTAACAGTAAATACAACCCCGAGTGTTACAGCATCTACTACAACCAGTGTTATTTGTAGCACGCAAAGTATAAGTCTTTCAGGTGCACCAGGCACGGCGACCAATTTTGCTTGGAATGGTCCAAATGGATTTTCTACAACTACTCAAAACACTGTCATTACGAACGCATCTATTGATGCTTCTGGAAATTATAGTTTTACGTCTATAGTAAATGGTTGTACTTCGGCGCCAGCTATTGTTAGTGTTACTGTTAAGGCAACTCCTACAACTCTTACACTTACACCATCGTCAACGTTGATTTGTGTAGGAGGGTCTCAAAGTTTGAGCGTTACTGGGGGAAATGTCCCGGGTGGAAGCATAAGTTTTACGCCAAATACCAATCAGAACAGCGCTACAACTTATCCTGCTCCGTATTCTGTTTATTGGGGTGGACAAAAAATGCAATTCCTAATTCTTGCAAGTGAATTAAGCACCGCAGGACTTGTTGCTGGCCCTTTAACAGGTATCGAATTTCCTGTTGCATCATTAGGCACTAATTGGGGTTTATCAATGTTTAGTTGTGAAAATTTTAGGTTAAGTTTGGGACATACAAGTTTAACATCACTTGCCGCAACTTTTCAAACAGGACTTACCATTGTTTCAGCCTCTTCAAATTACACACCAAGTGTGGGTTATAACATTCATGGTTTTTCTCCAACATTTGTATGGGATGGAGTAAGTAACGTGATTGTTGAAACTGTTTTCTCTAATAATATTACAGGAGCACAACAAGATGCGGTTATTTCATACAATAGTCCTACAACTTTTCAAAGCACAATGATATATGTTGCCGATGGTGTTTCGTTTTCAACTATTGCAGCGGCTACAACTACCAATGAGCCTTCTAATCTCGTAAGGCCTGATTTTATACTGAGAGGACAAATGCCAGGAACATATACATGGACACCTTCAAGCAATCTATCTTCCGCAAGTGGTTCCACAGTTCTTGCATCACCCACTGCTAATTCTATTTATACAGTTAAGGTTGCATCAGGAACTTGTTCAGCGAGTACGAGTGGAACTTTAAATGTAATTCCGATCCCAACAATTTCAATTGTTTCAACTCCAAATGCTGTTTGTGCAGGGAATTCAGCAACTCTAACTGCTTTAGGTGGATCGAATTATTTTTGGAGCACGAGCGCAATAGGAAGTAATGTAGTAGTTACACCTTTAACAAATAGTGTATATACTGTTTTTGATCAAACAGGTCCTTGTCCAATTGTTAGTGCTAGTGTGAACATTGTTTCAAATCCATTACCTACAATAACGGTAATTCCAAATACTGCCACAGTTTGCGCATTAACTGCCGCAAGTTTTACAGCCAATGGTGCAGATAATTACTCATGGAGCTCTGGTTCTTCGTTGTCTACAGAAACAGTTCACCCGCCTTCAAATTCTGTTTATACTATTACAGGTACAAACTTAACCGGATGTTCATCCACAGCAACGCTTGCAGTAACAACAAAATCTTTACCAATAATAGCTGCAAGTCCGGCGTCAGAATCTGTTTGTGCTACATCTACTGTAAGTTTTGCTGCTGTGGGAGCTAATACATACACATGGAGTTCTGGTGATCAAGGATCTATTGCAACAGTAACCGCAATAGCTAATAGTGTGTATACTGTTACCGGATCAAATATTCAAGGTTGTTTTTCATCACAAACCGTTTCGCTAACGGTTTATGATTTGCCGCTTATTACTACCACTCCTACAAACCCAGTTATGTGTGAAGGAGAAATTATTAATTTTGCAGCTACTGGTGCAAATACCTATACCTGGAAACCTGGAAATTTGACCACTGCAACACCTTCACTTTCGCCAAACGCATCAACTTCTTATACGATTACTGGTAAGGATCTTAATAATTGTATCAATTCAAAAACTTTGAGTGTAATAGTTAATCCATGTGCTAGCATTAGTAATAATGTACTTCTAAGTGAAATGATTACAGTTTTTCCAAATCCGTCAAACGGAATCCTAACAACTAAATTTGACATTGAAGGTGAAAAGGAAATTTTTATTCTGGATGCACAAGGCGCATTATTCAAACAAATTACCAGCGCAGCTTCTTCCGAGATAATTGATATTTCAAACGCTGCAAAGGGAATTTATTTTGTAAGAGTTAGTCACAAGAATACAACAGCTAATTTTAGAGTTTTGATTCAATAG
- a CDS encoding response regulator, whose translation METDSAKPHINCILLIDDDLAGNAFHIIIIKNSGVCKHVKTANNGRKALEYILKSEESSESFPKPDLIYLDINMPGMNGFEFLDEYKKLDTKYSEQSAIIMLSTSLNPEDKKRALEVKEVVGFQNKPLTEESLKETIKKHF comes from the coding sequence ATGGAAACTGATTCTGCAAAACCACATATCAATTGTATCCTTCTGATAGACGATGATTTGGCTGGCAATGCATTTCATATTATTATCATTAAGAATTCAGGAGTTTGCAAACATGTAAAAACAGCTAACAATGGCCGCAAAGCACTCGAATATATTCTCAAATCAGAAGAATCTTCCGAATCTTTTCCTAAACCAGACTTAATTTATCTGGATATTAATATGCCAGGAATGAACGGATTTGAATTTCTTGACGAATATAAAAAGTTAGATACTAAATATAGTGAGCAATCTGCCATTATTATGCTTAGCACTTCATTAAATCCTGAAGATAAAAAGCGCGCCTTAGAAGTTAAAGAAGTTGTGGGATTTCAAAATAAACCATTAACTGAGGAGTCACTAAAGGAAACAATAAAAAAACATTTCTAA
- a CDS encoding bestrophin family protein: MHSGRRFTLKQVVFWTRRDLYFFIIISLIPTSLYYFFDIKWLVIPWVAIALIGTAAAFLVGFKNTQTYNRLWEARQIWGAIINTSRAWGILTKDMVKSDKEEIRTLYYRHIAWLTALRYQMREPRVWENMHLKSNVEFRSLYNVPEHETKIEAELEKFLNPDELAYILRKKNRATQIISLQSSHLSRLKDDGKLSEFDFIELEQTLVTLYDHQGKSERIKNFPYPRQFATINQMFVRLFIAMLPFGILQEFGKMSASIGEAFIWATVPCSVIVGWVFHVMERIGEATENPFEGGANDVPISSISRTIEIDLRDMLDEKNLPSPLTPTNDILM, encoded by the coding sequence ATGCATTCAGGAAGAAGATTTACACTAAAACAAGTTGTTTTTTGGACGAGAAGAGATCTCTATTTCTTTATTATTATTTCGTTGATTCCAACTTCACTGTATTATTTCTTTGATATCAAATGGTTGGTTATTCCTTGGGTGGCTATTGCATTAATAGGAACTGCTGCTGCTTTTTTGGTTGGTTTTAAAAATACACAAACATACAATCGTTTATGGGAAGCAAGACAAATATGGGGCGCTATTATTAATACAAGTAGAGCATGGGGCATCTTAACAAAAGACATGGTTAAGTCAGACAAAGAAGAAATTAGAACTCTTTATTACCGACATATTGCATGGCTCACAGCGCTTAGGTATCAGATGCGCGAACCTCGAGTTTGGGAAAACATGCATTTAAAAAGCAATGTTGAATTTCGTAGTTTGTATAATGTACCTGAACATGAAACAAAAATAGAAGCGGAATTGGAAAAATTTTTAAATCCAGATGAGCTCGCTTATATTCTTAGAAAGAAAAACAGAGCCACTCAAATAATAAGTTTACAGTCTTCTCACCTTAGCAGATTAAAGGACGACGGAAAACTTTCTGAATTTGACTTCATTGAACTTGAACAAACACTGGTTACATTATACGATCATCAAGGCAAATCAGAGCGTATTAAAAATTTTCCTTATCCACGACAATTCGCAACCATCAATCAAATGTTTGTTCGTTTGTTTATAGCAATGCTCCCTTTTGGTATTTTACAAGAGTTTGGTAAAATGTCAGCTAGTATTGGTGAAGCTTTTATTTGGGCAACAGTTCCGTGTTCAGTAATTGTCGGCTGGGTGTTTCATGTGATGGAGCGCATTGGAGAGGCTACTGAGAATCCTTTTGAAGGAGGAGCGAATGATGTACCCATCAGTAGCATTAGTAGGACAATTGAAATTGATTTAAGAGATATGCTCGACGAAAAAAATCTCCCTTCTCCTTTAACACCAACTAATGATATATTGATGTAG
- a CDS encoding tetratricopeptide repeat protein, which translates to MVHRYKFLLIVLVNVLYQGALQSQFRSTIDSLESVLSKNLDDTTSVKILNQLSEKCEIADIPKYTEPLIVICEKYLKSEKESGLFFNLYLKCLSDAQSNLGYYLKQQGRIGEALDNYEKSLGSKKLLNDKSGMALLLNNIAMIYFNQGSIEQALVSNLESLKIQEQINNKEGIANSLNNIAGIYDNQGDISKALEFYKKSLSIREGIKDQMGIATSLNNIGFIYLGDGDTATAIKYCTRTKRIHETLDDKVGLAYDLNNLGFIFLNQGKIDTAYAYYSASLKIREEIGDKKGMAFSYNNLANIYFKQKKYDKAIELSNKALKLGEGLGFPFIIRDAALSLKNTYYETKQHKEALAMFELYVQMRDSINNLETKKSALKSQFKYEFEKKEAVLKEQQMRERSLAQEKSQKQKLIIWTVVFGMLVVILFLAIVFSQLQKTKKQKILINQQKILVDEKQKEILDSIHYAKRIQFALLASDNMLSAHLPQHFVLFKPKDVVSGDFYWAASTPSGFVYITADCTGHGVPGAFMSLLNISKLSQIVNENKIERPDLILNNVRSEIIKVLNPKGHEQESKDGMDAVLCKLNLKEMKLEYASANNAFYIIRKGEILTCKADKMPVGKGHDDSIPFTHNEIALQKGDTIYTFTDGFADQFGGIKGKKFMYKKLSDLLLSVSSDPLDIQKEKLNASFESWKGDLEQVDDVCLIGVRV; encoded by the coding sequence ATGGTACACCGGTATAAATTTCTTCTCATTGTTTTAGTGAATGTGTTGTACCAAGGCGCATTGCAATCGCAATTCAGGAGCACTATCGACTCATTGGAATCTGTTTTATCAAAAAATTTGGATGATACAACAAGCGTAAAAATTCTAAATCAATTATCAGAAAAATGTGAAATAGCAGATATACCGAAATACACGGAACCATTAATAGTTATTTGTGAGAAATATCTTAAGTCTGAAAAGGAAAGTGGACTTTTTTTTAATTTATACTTAAAATGTCTTTCTGATGCACAAAGTAATCTCGGCTATTATTTGAAACAGCAAGGCAGGATTGGAGAAGCGCTTGACAATTATGAAAAAAGTCTTGGGAGCAAAAAACTTCTTAATGACAAATCCGGAATGGCTTTATTATTAAATAATATTGCTATGATTTATTTTAATCAGGGAAGCATTGAGCAAGCGCTTGTGTCAAATCTTGAGAGCCTCAAGATTCAGGAACAGATTAATAATAAAGAGGGTATTGCCAATTCACTAAATAACATTGCGGGCATTTACGATAATCAAGGCGATATTTCGAAAGCTTTAGAATTCTACAAAAAAAGTCTAAGTATTCGTGAAGGTATTAAAGATCAAATGGGTATTGCAACTTCTTTGAATAATATTGGCTTTATTTATTTAGGCGATGGTGATACCGCTACCGCAATTAAGTACTGCACAAGAACAAAACGAATTCACGAAACTTTGGACGATAAGGTAGGATTGGCTTATGATCTTAATAACCTTGGATTTATCTTTCTTAATCAAGGAAAAATTGATACGGCCTATGCTTATTATTCAGCAAGTTTAAAAATTAGAGAAGAAATTGGTGATAAAAAAGGCATGGCTTTTTCATATAATAATTTAGCCAACATTTATTTTAAACAAAAAAAATATGACAAAGCCATTGAACTTTCTAATAAGGCCCTTAAGTTAGGTGAAGGGTTGGGTTTCCCTTTTATTATTCGCGATGCGGCTTTGTCGTTAAAAAACACATATTATGAAACAAAACAACATAAAGAGGCTTTAGCAATGTTTGAATTGTATGTTCAAATGCGCGATAGTATAAATAATTTAGAAACAAAAAAGTCGGCTTTAAAATCCCAATTCAAATATGAGTTTGAAAAAAAGGAAGCAGTTCTGAAGGAGCAACAAATGAGAGAAAGAAGCCTTGCTCAGGAAAAAAGTCAAAAACAAAAACTAATTATTTGGACTGTTGTTTTTGGTATGCTTGTGGTTATCTTATTTCTTGCTATTGTATTTTCTCAATTGCAAAAAACAAAAAAACAAAAGATCCTTATTAACCAACAAAAAATTTTAGTAGACGAAAAGCAAAAAGAAATTTTAGACAGTATTCACTATGCGAAACGTATACAGTTTGCACTTTTGGCAAGCGACAATATGTTGAGTGCTCATTTACCCCAACACTTCGTTCTTTTTAAACCAAAAGACGTTGTAAGCGGTGACTTTTATTGGGCAGCATCTACACCATCTGGATTTGTTTACATAACCGCTGATTGCACGGGACATGGGGTACCTGGCGCATTTATGAGTCTTCTTAACATAAGCAAGTTAAGTCAAATTGTAAATGAAAATAAAATTGAGCGACCAGACCTCATTCTGAATAATGTGCGTAGCGAAATAATAAAGGTTCTAAATCCTAAAGGACATGAGCAAGAAAGTAAAGATGGTATGGATGCAGTTTTGTGCAAATTAAACTTAAAGGAAATGAAGCTGGAGTATGCGTCTGCAAATAACGCGTTTTATATTATTCGTAAAGGGGAAATATTAACATGCAAGGCAGATAAAATGCCAGTTGGCAAAGGACACGATGATAGCATTCCTTTTACGCACAATGAAATTGCACTCCAAAAGGGAGATACTATTTATACATTTACCGATGGCTTCGCTGATCAATTTGGGGGCATAAAAGGAAAAAAATTTATGTATAAAAAATTATCAGATCTTTTACTCTCTGTTAGCAGCGATCCTCTCGATATTCAGAAGGAAAAACTGAATGCGAGTTTTGAATCCTGGAAAGGCGATCTTGAGCAGGTAGACGATGTTTGCCTTATCGGTGTTCGTGTGTAA
- a CDS encoding sensor histidine kinase translates to MYATTVENIYIRERIISKFWPLASLVLIVFIFDSFFISNDYLTGWLHLVNLVLLSVSLSVCLNRKKILLACNILSGIGMITILSFLFTGGPANAGFWWSIVYVIGVFLVTTKKWAIFWLSLYILLTFIVVLLSLNKIVTILYSVEELVHLLFVFMATFAFVYYFNQVNEKYLRLANERAEELSHLNKDLISLNKELEEFAYVASHDLQEPLQTIQNFTGLLDKQYRGKLGEDTDQYFQFIINASSKMKTLIKELLDLSRVGRNLAVTIVDCNKVLNEVLSDMKLSIDQSGAKIVSSTLPKISGSETELKQLFQNLISNALKFAKKNSTPHLEITFEEKEDNYLFSFKDNGIGVDEKYKNRIFIIFQRLHTADEYPGIGIGLAVCKKIIDAHRGKIWLESVPDSGCNFYFTLPKLNLVNNGN, encoded by the coding sequence ATGTACGCAACTACTGTTGAAAATATCTATATAAGGGAGCGCATAATAAGTAAGTTTTGGCCACTTGCTTCCTTAGTATTAATAGTGTTTATATTCGATTCCTTTTTTATTTCTAATGATTACTTAACTGGCTGGCTCCACCTGGTTAATTTAGTGCTTTTATCTGTTTCGCTTTCGGTTTGTTTAAACAGAAAAAAAATTTTACTCGCTTGTAATATTCTTTCTGGAATAGGCATGATTACCATTCTCTCATTTCTTTTTACTGGCGGTCCGGCAAATGCTGGTTTCTGGTGGTCGATCGTTTATGTTATTGGTGTTTTTCTGGTGACAACAAAAAAATGGGCTATTTTCTGGCTTTCATTATACATATTACTCACATTCATTGTTGTATTACTTTCTTTAAACAAAATAGTGACCATACTGTATAGCGTTGAGGAACTTGTTCATTTACTATTTGTTTTTATGGCCACCTTTGCTTTTGTTTATTATTTTAACCAGGTAAACGAAAAGTATCTGAGACTTGCCAACGAACGTGCTGAAGAGCTCTCACATCTTAACAAAGATTTAATTTCATTAAATAAAGAATTAGAAGAGTTTGCTTATGTGGCCTCGCACGATCTTCAAGAGCCACTGCAGACAATTCAAAATTTTACGGGATTGTTGGATAAACAATATAGAGGGAAGTTGGGTGAAGACACTGATCAATACTTTCAATTTATAATAAATGCCTCCTCTAAAATGAAAACACTTATTAAAGAGTTACTAGATTTATCAAGGGTTGGAAGAAATCTTGCTGTTACGATAGTTGATTGTAATAAGGTATTGAACGAAGTTTTATCAGATATGAAACTTTCAATTGACCAGAGCGGCGCAAAAATAGTTTCATCCACACTTCCGAAAATTAGCGGTAGCGAAACAGAACTTAAACAGTTATTCCAAAATTTAATAAGTAATGCTTTAAAATTTGCAAAAAAAAATTCGACCCCACATTTAGAAATCACTTTTGAAGAAAAAGAAGACAACTACCTTTTTTCATTTAAAGACAATGGTATTGGAGTAGATGAAAAATACAAAAATAGAATTTTTATTATCTTTCAACGCTTGCACACGGCAGATGAGTACCCCGGAATAGGAATCGGACTGGCGGTTTGTAAAAAAATAATCGACGCGCATCGGGGCAAAATATGGCTTGAATCTGTTCCTGATTCAGGCTGTAATTTTTATTTCACACTTCCTAAACTAAATTTGGTTAATAATGGAAACTGA
- a CDS encoding SDR family oxidoreductase: protein MPYTKISHTKVLVTGGAGFIGSNLCDDLLQNKNQVICLDNFSTGKKENIEKFLRDKNFKLITGDIRNLDDCRKAVEGVEIVLQQAALGSVPRSLNDPITTNEVNVGGFLNMLVAARDAKVKRFVYAASSSTYGDSTVLPKTEDVIGKPLSPYAVTKYVNELYAHVFGLNYGMQLIGLRYFNVYGRNQDPDGAYAAAIPKFTKSLIEYKSPLINGNGTNSRDFTYIDNVIQMNHLAALTQNTEAIGQVFNTAVGERADLNQLVSLLKQYLSNYDSKIADVEITHGPERAGDIPHSLASIEKAERLLRYIPSHNLEQGLKEAVDWYWKNLK, encoded by the coding sequence ATGCCGTACACTAAAATTAGTCATACAAAAGTGCTTGTTACCGGCGGTGCTGGTTTCATAGGATCGAATCTGTGTGATGATCTTTTACAAAATAAAAATCAAGTTATTTGTTTAGATAATTTTTCGACTGGTAAAAAAGAAAATATTGAAAAATTTTTAAGGGATAAAAATTTCAAATTAATTACTGGTGACATTCGTAATCTGGATGATTGTCGGAAAGCGGTTGAGGGAGTTGAAATTGTATTACAACAAGCAGCTCTTGGCTCAGTTCCTAGATCGCTTAACGATCCTATAACTACAAACGAAGTAAATGTAGGTGGTTTTTTAAATATGCTTGTTGCGGCGCGTGACGCCAAAGTAAAACGATTTGTGTACGCGGCTAGTTCGTCTACTTATGGAGATTCCACTGTACTTCCAAAAACGGAAGATGTGATTGGTAAACCTTTGTCGCCTTATGCGGTTACAAAATATGTAAACGAATTGTATGCCCATGTTTTTGGTTTAAATTATGGCATGCAATTAATTGGCTTGCGTTATTTTAATGTCTACGGCCGTAACCAAGATCCAGATGGCGCATATGCAGCAGCGATACCGAAATTTACAAAGTCGTTAATAGAATATAAATCACCTTTAATTAATGGAAACGGCACTAATTCAAGAGATTTTACATACATCGACAATGTGATTCAGATGAATCATTTGGCAGCACTTACGCAAAACACGGAAGCTATCGGACAAGTATTTAATACGGCTGTTGGTGAGCGTGCAGATTTAAACCAACTCGTTTCGCTTTTAAAACAGTATTTATCTAACTACGATTCTAAAATTGCGGATGTTGAAATTACTCATGGACCAGAACGTGCAGGAGATATTCCACACTCATTAGCATCTATTGAAAAAGCTGAACGATTATTACGCTATATACCAAGTCATAATTTAGAGCAAGGTTTAAAAGAAGCGGTAGATTGGTACTGGAAAAATTTAAAGTAA